The following is a genomic window from Hymenobacter sp. APR13.
GCTGGCACTGCGCCACGGTAGCCCCTGCCGGCGCGGGCAGCCCCCAATTGCCATAATCTTGTTTAGCCATAGACCCAAGGATACGGAATACCGGCGTCAGTGGCCCCAGACGCTACCAGGGCGAGAGTTGCCGCCCCTCTCCCACCGCGCCGCCAACTAGCGCCACGATAACCGCTGCCCCGGCCCGCTCGTACAGCCCTCATTATCCACCCCCTGACTTTCCAGACCATGAAATCTTCCCTGTTTCTTTCGGCCCTGCTGGTGGCCGGCGTAGCTACTGCTTCGCAGGCCCAAACCACGCCGGCTCCTACCACCACCAACACCCCCGCCACCACTACGTCGCCGTCGGGCGTGCGCCAGGGTGCCACCATCGAGACCCAGCTCGGCACCGGCACCCGTGAGGGCAACTACGGAGCCCCCGCCACTTCCGGCGTACCGGAGCGCACTGCTCCCACCACCACCCAGCCCCAGGGTGCCACCATCGAGACCCAGCTCGGCACCGGCACCCGCGAAGGCAACTACGGCGCCCCCGACCCCGCCACCATGCGCCCATCCGACAAGCGCAAAATGAAGACCAACAAGACGAAGACCAAGATGTAGTTTCCCGCTTCGGGCTAGCCCATCCGGCGCCCCCGCCGCTGAAACTTGCCGCTCATCCGGCAGGCTCGGCGGCGGGGGCGCCGTTTTGCGTGCTGCCGGGCCGTTGGGTTGGTTACGCTGGTTAGGGGGTGCGGTATTATTCCCAGAACGATATTTTTTCGCGGCGTCAGGGGAATATTTCTTTTCCGATGCACGTTATCCGGCCATCCACAACCAAACCTCCTTTACAATGCGCAAACATTCTTTTTCCGGACTAACCGCCGCAGTAGTACTTAGCACTATTTCGCTAATCGGTTGCAACAAGGACCAAGACAATGCCGCCCAGCCCGCCCAGCTGGAGCAGGCGCAGGATGCCAAAGCTGAAGAAGCCTACCCCGGCCAGACCGGCGCGGCCAAAGCAGGCGAATGGGGCGGCCAGCCCATCAGCTACCAGGAAATAAACGGCGAGAAAGTATACGAGGGCGACATTCTACTCACGCAGGAGCAGGTAGAAGCCAGCCAGAGCCAAGACCCCGGCCGCCCCGGCAGCGCCGGCCGTACCACGGGCCGCTGGCCGTCGGGTGTGGTGTACTACACCATTGATGCCGCCCTTCCCAACCAGGCCCGCGTGACAGACGCCATTGCCCATTGGCAGGCTAACTCGCCAGTGCGCTTCGTGCCTCGCACCACCCAAACCAACTACGTGACGTTTCGGGTGGGCTCGGGCTGCTCCTCCAACATCGGCATGATCGGCCGGCGCCAGTATATCAACCTCGCCTCGGGCTGCTCGACCGGCAACACCATCCACGAAATCGGGCACGCGCTGGGCTTGTTCCACGAGCAGACCCGCACCGACCGGGACAGCTACGTGAACATCCTGACCCAGAACATTCAGGCCGGCTACGAAGGCAACTTCACCAAGTACACGGGCCTGGGCTACGGCGGCACCGACTACGGCGTGCTCGACTTCGGCTCCATCATGATGTATGGCTCGTTC
Proteins encoded in this region:
- a CDS encoding M12 family metallopeptidase yields the protein MRKHSFSGLTAAVVLSTISLIGCNKDQDNAAQPAQLEQAQDAKAEEAYPGQTGAAKAGEWGGQPISYQEINGEKVYEGDILLTQEQVEASQSQDPGRPGSAGRTTGRWPSGVVYYTIDAALPNQARVTDAIAHWQANSPVRFVPRTTQTNYVTFRVGSGCSSNIGMIGRRQYINLASGCSTGNTIHEIGHALGLFHEQTRTDRDSYVNILTQNIQAGYEGNFTKYTGLGYGGTDYGVLDFGSIMMYGSFSFSSNGQPTITRKDGSTFNIQRSGLSAGDKTGIDAMY